In Dysgonomonadaceae bacterium PH5-43, the sequence AAGTCTGTTGTCGGTAGTAGAAATCCAGTTATGGTCGTCTAAAGATAAGGAAGTTAGAGCCGATACGTATATTTTGTACATAGCTTCTTGTGGTATTGTTGGCAATAATTCGGGGTTCATTGCGTGAATACCTTCCATAACTAAAACAGAGTTCTCTTTTAGTTGTACGGTATTGCCTCTGTAAACTCTTTCTCCTTTTTGGAAGTCATAAGTAGGAAGAGCAACAACTTCTCCGGCCAGAATTTTTCTTAAGTCTTCTTCAAACTTTGGTAAGTCGATAGCATAAAGAGATTCGTAGTCGTATTGCCCGTTTTCGTCTAAAGGAGTCTCAACTCTGTTTACGTAATAATCGTCTAAAGATATACTTATAGGATTAAGTGTTGTAGCCAGTAGTTGCACTTGCAAACGTTTGCAGAAACTTGTTTTACCAGACGAAGAAGGACCTGCAATAAGAACTACTCTAATTCCTTTTTCAAATCTACTGAATATATCGTCGGCTATCTGACTAATCTTTCTCTCTTGAAGAATCTCCGACACTTTTACCATTGTAGGAATATTGCCCGATTGAATAACCTTGTTAAGGTCTCCAACGTTCATCATTCCCATTGCTTTCTGAAAGTGAAGGTATTCCCAAAAGGCGTCCATCATCTTTTCTTGTTTATGATATTCTGGCAAAATGTTAGGTTGTGGTTTGTGAGGGATACGCAGTAAAACACCACCTCCTAATTTTACAAGGTCGAATAGGTAGATCGACTTTGTAGAAGGAACAAGCACTCCGTAAAAGTCGTCGATGTAATCGCCCATAGAATAATATTTGCTATAGATATTCCCTGCTGTTTCGAGCAAACGTACTTTGTCCATTCTTCCTTTTTTGCGAAAGATTTCGCTAACTATAGCTGTTTGTTCTTGATGCGGAATAAGAGGAATGTCTTCGTCTATAATCTGTTGCATTCTCTTTTTTATAGCTGTAACTTCTTTTTGAGTAACTTTCTTCCCTATGTCGAGTACGCAATAATAACCTCTCGA encodes:
- a CDS encoding uridine kinase (product_source=KO:K00876; cath_funfam=3.10.20.30,3.30.980.10,3.40.50.300; cog=COG0572; ko=KO:K00876; pfam=PF00485; smart=SM00382; superfamily=52540,55186,81271), which encodes MENKIKLYVKNNSTYYEFEPGVSLLDVYKQINLKLDWELACAKVNNKTKSLHYKCYNSKDIEFVGVNNPSGIRAYVRSLCFVLTKAVHDLYPEGSINIEHPQSRGYYCVLDIGKKVTQKEVTAIKKRMQQIIDEDIPLIPHQEQTAIVSEIFRKKGRMDKVRLLETAGNIYSKYYSMGDYIDDFYGVLVPSTKSIYLFDLVKLGGGVLLRIPHKPQPNILPEYHKQEKMMDAFWEYLHFQKAMGMMNVGDLNKVIQSGNIPTMVKVSEILQERKISQIADDIFSRFEKGIRVVLIAGPSSSGKTSFCKRLQVQLLATTLNPISISLDDYYVNRVETPLDENGQYDYESLYAIDLPKFEEDLRKILAGEVVALPTYDFQKGERVYRGNTVQLKENSVLVMEGIHAMNPELLPTIPQEAMYKIYVSALTSLSLDDHNWISTTDNRLLRRIVRDHQFRGYTVNETIDRWPLVRKGEDKWIFPFQENADAMFNSAMLYELAALRRIAEPILEKVLRTAPEFSEAHRLLKFLGYFNYIDIEELPNTSLLREFVGGSIFKY